A stretch of Imperialibacter roseus DNA encodes these proteins:
- a CDS encoding ATP-binding protein, with amino-acid sequence MKIDNQVSQTQLRNILPWWTWVAPLIIFFAASYLSSLYRISSSAALIYLPTAIGIILVNWWGPVRVLPMVYVNAVIFGYLWGVDPWYFRPLFALPETSFVFLSWYLFSVKNHGKYWIPDTHNLNMFLLWGIIIPLFISFLFLKALFFLLFHVPIVMFSSTAVLGWLREFMCNFGLTLPILYFLTPVMGRRGLLAIHFDFNDYTPKIPGKDKLLVVAIYFLIFMMSFFVGLDRYWFVYGVFSLWFALRFGFGMAVLTNSFIFILAYIIPVVREIETMGEYTIDPFLINIYLGTSLLYVFSAITGRVIDDINFAREQITDQVIRLERANNELKTTNKELDHFVYSVSHDLTAPLKSIKGLVNLSTLTQDQEEHRTYFNKIEDSVRKLEQFIVEVLDFSHVKRVEADYQRIDMQELIADIIEDVRYMDGFDAVEIDFSSLTVGEIINDKTSVRVILANLIGNAIAYRKKNDNHPAKISITSRKKGSEVSIMVSDNGEGIKPEMQKRIFEMFYRGTTSSKGSGLGLYIASEAAQKIKGKITVESEFGKGSVFTLHLRTVHK; translated from the coding sequence GTGAAAATTGACAATCAAGTCAGCCAAACTCAGCTGAGAAATATCTTGCCCTGGTGGACGTGGGTGGCTCCCCTTATTATCTTTTTTGCTGCAAGCTATCTGTCGTCGTTATACAGAATTTCCTCTTCGGCCGCTCTGATTTACCTCCCCACTGCAATAGGAATAATACTTGTCAACTGGTGGGGGCCGGTTAGGGTGCTTCCCATGGTGTACGTCAATGCGGTCATTTTCGGGTACCTGTGGGGCGTGGATCCCTGGTATTTCCGCCCTTTGTTTGCCCTGCCCGAGACATCATTTGTCTTCCTTTCATGGTATCTTTTTTCTGTGAAGAACCATGGGAAGTATTGGATACCGGATACGCACAACCTAAACATGTTTTTGCTGTGGGGAATAATTATTCCCCTGTTCATTTCCTTCCTTTTTCTTAAGGCGCTATTCTTTTTGTTGTTCCACGTACCGATTGTTATGTTCTCCAGCACTGCTGTACTTGGCTGGCTGAGGGAGTTTATGTGTAATTTTGGACTAACCCTTCCAATCCTATATTTTCTAACACCGGTGATGGGCCGACGGGGCCTGCTTGCTATTCATTTTGATTTCAACGACTACACCCCTAAAATCCCCGGTAAGGATAAACTCCTGGTAGTTGCTATCTATTTTTTAATTTTCATGATGTCATTTTTTGTCGGTTTGGATCGATACTGGTTTGTGTATGGTGTTTTTTCACTCTGGTTTGCTTTGCGTTTTGGGTTTGGCATGGCCGTGCTCACCAACTCTTTCATCTTTATACTTGCCTATATTATTCCGGTCGTCAGGGAGATAGAGACGATGGGGGAGTACACGATTGATCCCTTTTTGATCAATATTTACCTCGGCACCAGCCTGCTCTACGTGTTTTCGGCAATAACTGGCAGGGTGATCGATGACATCAATTTCGCCCGGGAGCAAATCACCGATCAGGTGATTCGGCTGGAAAGGGCCAACAATGAACTAAAAACAACCAATAAGGAGCTGGATCACTTTGTCTACAGTGTTTCTCATGACCTTACAGCACCTCTTAAATCGATAAAAGGGCTGGTTAATCTCAGTACACTCACTCAGGACCAGGAGGAACATAGAACTTATTTCAATAAGATTGAAGACAGTGTCAGGAAACTAGAACAATTTATTGTGGAGGTGCTCGATTTCTCGCACGTTAAGCGAGTGGAGGCAGACTACCAGCGCATAGATATGCAGGAACTCATTGCCGATATCATTGAAGACGTTCGCTATATGGATGGATTCGATGCTGTTGAGATTGATTTCTCGTCACTTACTGTGGGTGAGATCATCAATGATAAAACCAGCGTCCGGGTGATTTTGGCCAACCTGATTGGCAATGCTATTGCGTACAGAAAAAAAAATGACAACCATCCCGCCAAAATTTCAATCACCTCCCGGAAGAAAGGTAGCGAGGTGTCGATCATGGTGAGTGACAACGGTGAGGGAATAAAACCAGAGATGCAAAAAAGAATTTTCGAAATGTTTTATCGAGGCACTACCAGCTCTAAAGGATCGGGACTTGGGCTTTATATCGCCAGCGAAGCTGCACAAAAGATCAAAGGGAAGATTACTGTCGAATCTGAGTTTGGTAAGGGTTCTGTTTTCACACTTCACCTGCGAACCGTTCATAAGTAG
- a CDS encoding ABC transporter permease: MLKNFFNVTFRSILKHKFYSFINILGLSIGITCFLMITLYVKDELSYDKHLPAIERLYRLDFTGTIGGNTFITSLSSVPAAQALINDYPEVESAVRMRERGNEMIKPEGQMQIFNEEKILLADSNFFEFFQLPLLEGDPATALAAPKKAAISESIAKKYFGDEPAVGKTIEVQGWDNFEVTAVYKEMPSNQHFHADVLFSITSTSEAFNTQWMGFNFVTYLKIKPENTASALEAKFPDMITKYIGPEIQKFMGQSMEEFHEAGGQLGYALYPVRDIHLNSSKLGEFEANSDVTYVYLFSVIAFFILLIACINFMNLSTARSANRAKEVGVRKVLGAQRPVIVRQFLAEALILSFFSFMLAYGLCFLLLPSFNTLAEKQLAISALLTPGFIITILGLIFAVGLLAGSYPAFYLSGFKPVEVLKGKLNLGMKSGAIRSILVVFQFTLSIIMIVGTMVIYDQLNFIRNKKLGYQKDHLIIINDPWLLKDNLNAFKTEALRNSSIISGTLSSFLPVNGNNNNNLYFKGKNPQNESHIVSDWRVDQDYVPTFGIEIKDGRNFSREFPSDSSAIVVNEAFVKQFGLENPIGELISTHGDDDDIVSYKIIGVMGDFHYASLRESIYPLMMKLASSRGNITFKVAGDNIDQTIATLKSTWEQFGPGQPFSYNFIDQQFEDVHKSEMRIGSIFMVFASLAVFIACLGLFGLAAFTAEQRNKEIGVRKVLGASVSSIMGLLSWEFVKLIGISFVIAAPTAYFAVGKWLDNFAYRTDLNLVTIFIAGLLSLVVAWLTMSFQTWRAARANPVNSLRSE; this comes from the coding sequence ATGCTTAAAAACTTTTTCAATGTCACCTTCAGGAGCATTCTGAAGCACAAATTCTACTCTTTTATCAATATTCTAGGGCTCTCTATTGGCATCACTTGCTTTCTGATGATCACGCTTTATGTGAAAGACGAGCTGAGCTATGACAAGCACCTCCCAGCCATTGAAAGGCTATACAGGCTCGATTTCACGGGTACTATTGGCGGCAACACTTTCATCACTTCCCTTTCGAGCGTGCCTGCGGCGCAAGCTCTGATAAACGACTACCCGGAGGTGGAATCGGCAGTAAGGATGCGGGAAAGAGGCAATGAAATGATCAAGCCGGAGGGCCAGATGCAGATCTTCAATGAGGAGAAAATACTGCTGGCTGACTCAAACTTCTTTGAGTTTTTTCAGCTGCCCCTGCTTGAAGGTGATCCAGCAACTGCGCTGGCCGCCCCAAAAAAGGCAGCTATAAGCGAGTCGATAGCAAAAAAATATTTCGGTGATGAGCCTGCGGTTGGCAAAACAATAGAAGTGCAAGGCTGGGACAACTTTGAGGTTACGGCTGTATACAAAGAAATGCCCAGCAATCAGCACTTTCATGCCGACGTGCTATTCTCAATTACCAGTACAAGCGAAGCTTTCAATACGCAGTGGATGGGCTTCAATTTTGTCACTTACCTCAAAATTAAGCCTGAGAACACTGCTTCTGCCCTTGAAGCAAAATTCCCCGACATGATCACCAAATACATCGGGCCCGAAATTCAGAAGTTCATGGGGCAAAGCATGGAAGAATTTCACGAAGCGGGGGGACAATTAGGCTATGCCTTATACCCCGTAAGGGACATTCACCTCAACTCCAGCAAGCTCGGCGAGTTTGAAGCAAATAGTGACGTTACCTATGTCTATCTGTTTTCTGTCATCGCTTTCTTCATTCTGCTGATTGCCTGTATCAACTTCATGAACCTGTCCACGGCTCGTTCCGCAAACCGGGCTAAGGAAGTGGGTGTCCGTAAAGTACTGGGTGCACAGCGCCCGGTTATCGTTCGCCAGTTTCTGGCAGAAGCACTTATCCTAAGCTTCTTTTCATTTATGCTGGCTTACGGGTTATGCTTTCTGCTCCTTCCCTCGTTCAATACATTAGCCGAAAAGCAATTAGCCATCAGTGCCTTGCTTACACCCGGGTTTATTATCACCATCTTAGGGTTGATCTTTGCCGTAGGCTTATTGGCCGGCAGCTACCCGGCCTTCTACCTCTCTGGCTTCAAGCCTGTAGAGGTACTTAAAGGCAAGCTCAACCTCGGCATGAAGAGTGGGGCCATTCGTAGCATTCTTGTTGTCTTCCAGTTCACACTCTCCATTATCATGATAGTGGGCACCATGGTTATTTATGATCAATTGAATTTCATACGAAACAAAAAGCTGGGCTACCAGAAAGATCACCTGATCATTATCAACGACCCCTGGCTTTTGAAAGACAACCTCAACGCCTTCAAAACTGAAGCACTGCGAAATTCATCTATCATTAGCGGCACACTCAGCAGCTTTCTGCCTGTTAATGGAAACAACAATAACAACCTTTACTTCAAAGGAAAAAATCCTCAAAACGAATCCCACATAGTCAGTGATTGGCGTGTGGATCAGGACTACGTGCCCACATTCGGGATTGAAATAAAGGACGGACGAAACTTTTCAAGGGAGTTTCCGAGTGACTCTTCTGCTATTGTAGTCAATGAGGCATTTGTTAAACAGTTTGGCCTTGAAAACCCGATCGGAGAATTGATTTCTACCCATGGCGACGACGATGACATTGTTTCGTACAAAATCATTGGCGTTATGGGCGACTTCCACTATGCATCGCTTAGGGAGAGCATTTACCCGCTAATGATGAAGCTGGCCAGCAGCCGGGGAAATATCACTTTCAAAGTGGCTGGCGACAATATTGATCAAACCATCGCTACCCTGAAGAGCACCTGGGAGCAGTTTGGCCCGGGGCAGCCTTTCAGCTACAACTTCATCGACCAGCAGTTTGAGGATGTGCACAAGTCGGAAATGCGTATAGGCTCCATCTTTATGGTGTTTGCCTCGCTGGCTGTGTTTATTGCCTGCCTTGGGCTGTTTGGGCTTGCAGCTTTCACAGCCGAGCAGCGCAACAAAGAAATTGGCGTACGCAAGGTGCTTGGCGCCAGTGTTTCCAGCATTATGGGCTTGCTCTCCTGGGAGTTTGTGAAGCTGATCGGCATTTCCTTTGTCATAGCGGCGCCCACGGCCTACTTTGCTGTTGGCAAATGGCTCGACAACTTTGCCTACCGAACCGACCTCAACCTGGTGACTATTTTCATTGCGGGCTTGCTATCGTTGGTAGTGGCCTGGCTCACCATGAGCTTTCAAACTTGGCGAGCTGCCCGTGCCAATCCGGTAAACTCCCTCAGAAGCGAATAA
- a CDS encoding mannonate dehydratase — protein MEKSRRQFIKGTASLAALSGLGNSYAFGEGIRRDPQLKDELQICMSYFYGMQPQKLALQRQMGVNGAVCSVSPGMAGVPGKKPWDYETIQGLKDVFAKEGLVLRVLEGPPTLEKTKLGLPGRDEELDNFITFLKSSSRAGIDTVCYNWMPVISWHRSQVDKRGRGDAFVTAFNYEDVKDLPLTEYGEISAEKMWSNLDYFLKAIMPEAEKAGIKMAMHPDDPPIPNIRGIARIMTSVEAFKRMLDMHSSPSNGLTFCQGTFATMGEDIPSAIRYFGKKDRIYFVHFRDIIGDKWKFEESFHDNGKTDMYEAMKAYYDVGFKGPIRPDHVPTMEGEENNHPGYGILGNLYAIGYMRGLMEAVSKSS, from the coding sequence ATGGAAAAGTCGAGGAGACAGTTTATAAAGGGCACTGCCTCACTGGCAGCCCTCTCTGGCCTGGGAAACAGTTATGCATTTGGTGAGGGCATCAGAAGAGATCCACAACTGAAAGATGAGTTACAAATTTGCATGTCATACTTCTATGGCATGCAACCGCAAAAACTGGCTTTGCAACGCCAAATGGGTGTAAATGGGGCGGTTTGCTCCGTAAGCCCTGGTATGGCTGGGGTGCCAGGCAAAAAGCCGTGGGACTATGAGACTATCCAGGGGCTAAAGGACGTATTTGCCAAAGAAGGATTGGTGCTCCGGGTATTGGAAGGGCCGCCAACACTTGAAAAAACCAAGTTGGGCCTGCCTGGGAGAGACGAAGAGCTTGATAATTTTATTACGTTCTTAAAAAGCAGCTCCAGGGCAGGTATCGACACTGTTTGCTACAACTGGATGCCTGTCATTAGCTGGCACCGCAGCCAGGTCGACAAGAGGGGCCGGGGAGACGCATTCGTTACTGCCTTTAACTACGAAGACGTAAAAGACCTGCCTCTTACCGAGTACGGCGAAATTTCTGCCGAAAAAATGTGGAGTAACCTCGACTACTTCCTGAAGGCAATTATGCCGGAAGCCGAAAAAGCAGGGATTAAAATGGCCATGCACCCTGATGACCCGCCAATACCCAACATCCGGGGTATTGCGAGGATCATGACCTCAGTGGAGGCCTTCAAACGTATGCTTGATATGCATTCCAGCCCAAGCAACGGGCTCACTTTCTGCCAGGGCACCTTTGCCACTATGGGGGAGGATATCCCGTCGGCCATCAGGTACTTTGGCAAAAAAGATCGCATCTACTTTGTGCACTTCCGTGACATCATTGGCGACAAATGGAAGTTTGAAGAAAGCTTTCACGACAATGGCAAAACAGATATGTATGAAGCCATGAAGGCCTACTATGATGTCGGCTTCAAAGGGCCTATCCGGCCGGATCATGTACCGACGATGGAAGGAGAGGAAAATAATCATCCCGGGTATGGCATTCTTGGCAACCTTTATGCTATAGGGTATATGCGGGGTTTAATGGAAGCTGTATCGAAGAGCAGCTAA
- a CDS encoding DUF1573 domain-containing protein → MRKFAWLVVFMLVSAVVVQAQDAAAEKKGPEIKFEESTHDFGDITQGDKVEYVFAFSNKGTEPLILSRVLTTCGCTAPSWPKEPIAPGEKGEVKVSFNSAGKMGMQNKVITIISNATNSSERISITTNVLPKKEAGE, encoded by the coding sequence ATGAGAAAGTTTGCTTGGTTAGTAGTTTTCATGCTGGTATCGGCAGTGGTTGTACAAGCTCAGGATGCGGCTGCAGAAAAGAAGGGTCCTGAAATTAAGTTTGAAGAGTCTACTCACGATTTTGGCGACATTACACAAGGAGATAAGGTTGAATATGTATTTGCCTTTTCAAATAAAGGCACTGAGCCTCTGATTTTGTCGAGAGTGCTGACAACATGCGGATGCACAGCCCCCAGCTGGCCAAAAGAGCCTATTGCTCCCGGAGAAAAAGGTGAAGTAAAGGTATCATTCAACAGCGCTGGAAAAATGGGTATGCAAAACAAGGTGATCACCATTATTTCTAACGCTACCAATAGCAGCGAAAGGATCAGCATTACCACAAACGTTTTGCCTAAGAAAGAAGCAGGGGAGTAA